TCTGAATTTGTCCGTCGGTTTCGAAATAAGATCATCAATGTCCACCCCAGTCTTCTCCCGGCCTTTCCCGGTCTCGATTCCCAAAAGCAGGCCCTAGATTACGGAGTGAAAGTGGCAGGTTGTACGGTTCATTTTGTGGAGGAAGGTGTGGACACAGGTCCCATCATATTGCAAAAAGCGATTGCCATTGCCCCCGAGTGGACTGAAAAAGAACTATCCCTTGCAATCCTTACGGAAGAACATAAAATCCTTCCTCTCGCTATACAACTGTTTTGTGAAGATAAATTAAAAATCAAAGAACGAAAGGTAGAAATCCTAAAATGATCGAAATCAAAAGAGCACTCGTATCCGTATCCGACAAAGCCGGAATTACGGAAATCTGTTCCTTCTTAGCGAAAAACGGTGTGGAAATTCTTTCCACCGGTGGAACCTATGATGCCCTCTCCAAAGCAGGAATCCCTGTCAAAAAAGTAGATGAGTTTACTGGTTTTCCAGAAATCCTCCACGGCCGAGTGAAAACTCTCCATCCAAAAATCCATGGCGGACTTCTGGGTGATACCACAAACCCCGACCATGTGAAACAAATGGAGAGCAATGGAATTGTTCCCATCACGCTTGTGATTGTGAATTTGTATCCGTTTGTCAAAACAGTAATGAAACCAGATGTCACACTGGAAGATGCCATTGAAAACATTGATATCGGTGGACCATCTATGCTCCGTTCGGCGGCAAAAAATCATAAAAACGTAGTGGTCCTCACAGATCCAAAAGACTATGAATCTTTCCAATCAGAGTTTACAGCGAACAAAGGAAAAATTTCTCGGGAAACTGCA
Above is a window of Leptospira wolbachii serovar Codice str. CDC DNA encoding:
- the purN gene encoding phosphoribosylglycinamide formyltransferase, producing MGKIKRVVFLASGRGSNFTASVEYIRKKKLKLDLVALVTDNPEAKALGIAKSFGIPTKVIPYATYAQKTDYHKDLLGEVENLNPDLIVACGYMRILKSEFVRRFRNKIINVHPSLLPAFPGLDSQKQALDYGVKVAGCTVHFVEEGVDTGPIILQKAIAIAPEWTEKELSLAILTEEHKILPLAIQLFCEDKLKIKERKVEILK